The Megalobrama amblycephala isolate DHTTF-2021 linkage group LG10, ASM1881202v1, whole genome shotgun sequence DNA segment ATACAGCATGAACTTACAGGCGAACATTTGAGCTCTTAATAAAGTATCACAACCCACTGAGTGTAATTTAATCAGGCAAGATCTCAAGAGCAAGAGTGCTGTATAGGCCTAGTAAACAGCAGTATGGCTGTGAATCACCCGTAAACACGAGGTGAGAGAGGAGTGATACAAGAAGTGAAAGTCTCAGTGCAGTAATTCTATATCAGCAATGCTGTTTCTCTTCTATGTCTTTATCAGGactgcacatgcacacacattcctCCATGAGCACAGAACCTGTCCCATCATGCTCAGCTGGACTGAATTAAAAACAATGCAGAGAATTATAGGTGTGCTGTCAGTCCCTCTAAACCTACAGAGCAAAAGTGTCTGCAAATGAAATACAGGCTATAACTAACAGAAAAGGTGAACGTCCACACTTTGCCAATGCAACCACAGATAAATAATGCAACAAGTTTTGTAAAGTAAATGACTAGTCTAAGCTTTGTAATCGTCATTATCGTGgattataataaaacaaaaaacaaagaaaagcagAAAATTAGAAAACACAGCTGAATGCAATTTTCCTACAATGTTATTCTTCATTTGGGGAAACATTTCTGTCCCCCTAGAATGATTTTGAAGAATAAAGAAACTGAATTTTCTCTCAAAAAAccccttcaaaaataaaacgaTTCTAGTTTTAAAGAATAGATTTTAATTCTGTctctttaattactttttttttctaatatttgaaatagaaattgaAAATTTTGAGTgtctattttcatttatttcgcTTTAAAATTATCATTAGATATATTTTTGCTGTCAACAAATTGATCAGAAGTTGTCATAACTAACATACATGACTTTTCAAAGTATTGAATTCaagaaaattacatttgttgACTATATATTTTTGCTAGCTAATTCATTTTCAGAATAAATATTTGACATCATTCTGGTTTAAAATCAGcaaatactgtacattttaaatttatatatatatatatatatatatatatgagcaatatcacacgagtagccgtgcgatatggctttatatcagcacgctgtgattcgtccgtaggcacgaggccgcaggcaatcacagcgtgctgatatacagccatatcgcacggctacgagtgtgatattgcgtttatacaacagttcgacggcacgagtgtgtaaataaataagaacaacaacggagtgtctttaaaaccctcttttgtgcagcactacttccttccgccacggattcaaatctcaatttgacagttggaccaagcctccgttactaactctaaaacgtcactttagaactagtaacgaaggaacgttgagtcgcttcattgaaacccattgaattttgtacagtattagagagagagagagagagagagagagagagagagtaagctattacctgtgtctggtatattacattacattcattcttcaagtcgatgtctataatattatatcctttatacaagtccgtttgaatgtccgctgaggaaagcgatctttgtatttgtccttttccgtaacatccattacaccacagcgctaaaacaacttccttttgcaaaagttcctttcaatttaaaagtctcttgtgcttcactgactcattctcctgtaaagtgttgccgccatctaatggcgtattaatgtaatgttcactcaatccatattacttaatggacatctttatataaaatcatatttattaacaataatatttagaacaacaaataagcacaactgtacagttcagtcaaacataaagcactagtaAAAAATTAGGTCACCATTtacgcttgtatgtgggttttacaaatatttaacgaatgaaaaggattttaaagagcttgtgacaaaacctcctaactccattggatcctcaaactgtcaatcaaacctcattaatctgcctcacctcctgaataaagtgcgcacgcagtttggacacctcctctgtgcaatgcaaaggtaaataaagatctgttgaaaaaaatttgtaaagcgttttctttactcaaaaatacatatgtttataaagtttaatgttttacgtatttgaagagcagagaagagtctgatatgtcctgtctagttgtagccaatgtgctatataaggatgtaacgtaacgtttattattatcaaatttaatatagcacaattcgacttgctctggaacaaataatagattaataagaccaaagattgcccgttctatgtactcaaattgaattatgtctcatgtttaaccactataagagccagcggcaaatccccgaggcattggccgagatgaagctgttctcggcggttacagaagcactgaacggccgctgacccactcgagctcgcatctccgaaaacgtcaaaacaaatggtaaaataggcgctgttattaaatatgagtcacatatttcaggtctaaacaactacattctcgcctaaaaaactattaaaactacagttcgtggtacaagaagtagtatttgtaaaaattacggttgatttgatcggccgccatgacggtcacttcaagcggagtgatacaaacggtgaaaaggcagtaggagtgctgttatcactgaaatatcgcatggctatcagccaatcagattcgagaaccagacagaactgttgtgtgtatatatatatatatatatatatatatatatatatatatatatatttttttttttttttttttttttttttaaataacagaaTAAAAACATCTCTGCCCCCATACTCCAGCCCATGAGTAACTGAGCTGTTAAATAAACTTATTCATtaacataacacattataaacattaaaaatgtgctGGTCTATAATAATCATCATGATTATCCTACGTCAAGTGTCATACATTTTTACACCTGGATCCTCCCATTGATGCAAATGTTAAATATGTGCCCCTCTCACCAAATAAGGGTTTCTGTTGAAATTCTGTCTTCCTTATAAGGGTGTTTTGTTCAGTCTCCACCTCCAAACCGCGTCTAACTTACCTGAACTCTTTCATGTGTCATAAACGTATCACTTTATCTGACTTTCTTATCACAAGTACGAAATATAAATAATTGGGCGACAACAGGATATATCCCAACACAAAGCAATTGAAGGTGTTCGTGCTGCGGACAACAGGTGGAAAGTCAGGTAATTCAGGATTGATCTGTCGTGAAGAGGGCGTGTTCAGATTCGCGCGCTTCTTTACTGTTCAGGGCATCAACGCACTTCTCTCTTCCGTCTCAGAAGTCAGAACAAGCAGCAGGCATGGTAAGTCCTCAGACTGGGGCAGTTTTCTTTCAGTGCGCACTTTGCTTGCCGTTAAACCATTTGGTAAAAACTGGCTCTTGTTAATGCAGAGCAATTATTTGCATTAACACTGTTCAAAACCGTACGCTACATGTGCTACAGTGTGATTTAGCCTACTAAACTCAATCTATAACTATCTGAAAACTGTATTATGCTAATTCCTGTTTGTGATTTGATCTATCATTGATAAACGAACTATATggaatatatattatttatttatataatatataaatatataatgtatttatttatatatgttataaataggatatataaattatatagcctatatatatatatatatatatatatatatatatatatataaacattttagttattattattattaataacccTCCAGATAACATATCCAGAGGTGTAACTTGGCTTCTTGTTCTGACTTGTTTGTAAAGGAATGGAATGTGAAGGCCGCAAACTGGTTCAGATTTCCATCTCATATCTCAAACTAAAGCATTTATAAAGATGGGTAATACATGTGGAAtatagatttaaaaaagaataaaactaGTTTAGTGGTAGTCCTGTGTCTGCCTTATCCAATATAGATAATTTCATGGGGTTCATACAATGGACTGCTTTGTGTTTCAATTGTTTTTTCTACTAAGTCATCTGGAAGAAAATGCTATCTTACTCAACAGTCCAATTGTACTTGTTTTATCATTGTTCTTTCCCATATGTCACCCAGGCCTCAGGTGTAGCCATCGATGATGAGGTGATAAAGTACTATAATTTAATTAAGGTGCGCCGCCAGGGTgaagatgagagagagaggtttAAACTTGTGGTCATGCGTTTGAGTGAAGATCTAAAGAGCATCAAAGTGGACCACGACAACTGCTTGAAAGTCAAAGATGTGGCAAACACGGATGACGTCTTCAAGACTGTCATCAGTAAGCTTCCTTCTAAAGAGTGCCGCTACGCCCTGTACGACTGCACCTATGAGACCAAGGAGAGTGTGAAGGAGGACCTGGTCTTCATCGTTAAGTACGAGGCCCTTGTAACTCACTGATTAGTATACTTTTGCAGGCTTGTGTTCTGTGTGGCTGTTTGGGTGTTGCTAAGAATATTAGTGATTTTAGCAAGAATGGTGAAATGTGCCATTTCGATGAGCTACTCTTAGTAAGTGGAAGAATTTAGGCTGTAGCTTTGTCAATTGTCAAAAATATTTCTGAAAAAATCCTGCTGAAGTCTAGCCTATGCTTCCTTTGGCAATACATGCTCATTGTTGACATTTGAAGTTGAGATTTGTTGGGAACTTGAGCACgcaacagaaacacacacagaaatataACATCAGCTCAAataggggccattcacacagaatgacAGATCTTGTTTATTGCTTTTAAAAGGATTAGCCACTGTACAACTGCATTAAACtgctaattaattgaaaagaGGGCAGGGGTTCAatgcatatataaaatgtgGAGCACACATTTGAatagaaaaacaattaaaaagtaACACAGTGGAACACAAcaatgcattttgtgtgaagcAACTATTAGGACAGCACTTTTTCCTAAATTGTTCCTCTTTATTGTACAGTGCCCCTGATGATGCCTCCCTGAAGAGTAAAATGGTCTGTGCAAGTTCAAAGGTTGATCTTAGGAAGAAATTGCCAGGTTGGTTATTGTCCTTTTAATGTTTTCAGTTTATTTGGTTCCAAAGcagttttacagaaaaaaagaaagactaaaaaaatcaaaaataacatacattgttgatgcttttttttctctcacaggTGTGAAATTTGAGTGGCAAATTAATGACCCTGCAGACAAAGATGTATTAAATCTTGTGGAGAAACTTGGTGGGAAGGGTTCCGTAAAGTCTTTGGAGGGGAAACGTGTGTAAAACTTGACCAGTAAGACCACTGAGCCAACACCCCCATTATCAGTCTTttggtcaaaacaaaagatttttatctCTGAGAAATGTGTTTTAACTAATGATTAGCTAATAAACTTTGTATTTCATTGGTACCAGTATTTGTATGTTATTTGACCAAGTGAGAAAAACccatatttaatcatttacatTAATGATCATTCTTTAGCAAATACCGATATTGTTTACAATGACAAACCATCAAATATAGTACAGTGACAGCCAAAATCCAATGCCAGAAATTACAATTGGACTGTTAAAGCAACAATGTTtacttgaaaaataaaatcatgtgtttttcaaaaactttgAATGTGTCTCTCTCAACTCACAGTTATTGGtatcttttgtaaaaaaaaaaaaagctatgacACAGTTTCTGTCATATCATCTGGGGAACCAGGAATAGATAtttgtcctctgtagtggaaATGTTATTTAGTGAATTTCTCTGACAGCATATCACAGTTTTCAATTCTGGATGTCCTGTAAAGAGCATTAAGGGATACCAAATGTTTAGACGTTTCACAATGACAACTCTCTCTCCTTGTTCTTTATAAAATGActgacattaaaggtgcccaagaatgctttttcacaagatgtaatataaatctaaggtgtctcatgaatgtgtctgtgaagtttcagctcaaaataccccatagattttttttaattaatttttttaactgcctattttggggcatcattaactatgcactgatttacactcggcgccgcccctttaaatgctcacgctccctgccacacgagctgtcgactatattacagcgcatttacaaagttcacacagctaatataaccctcaaatggatctttacaagatgttcgtcatgcatgctgtatgcatgcttcgaattatgtgagtaaagtatttatttggatgttaacgttttattctgagtgaatttgaggctatatgctctgtggctaacggctaatgctacattgttggagagatttataaagaatgaagttgtttatgcattatacagactgcaagtgtttaaaaatgaaaatagcgacggctcttgtctccgtgaatacagtaataaacgatggtaactttaaccacatttaacagtacattagcaacatgctaacaaaacatttagaaagacaatttacaaatatcactaaaaatatcatgttatcatggatcatgtcagttattattgctccatctgccatttttctctattgttcttgcttacctagtctgatgcttcatctgtgcacagatccagacgttactggcttgtgtaatcccttaaacatgggctggcattatgcaaatattggggtgtacaccctgactgttacgtaacagtcggtgttatgttgagatttgcctgtttttcggaggtagtttaaacaaatgagatttatataagaaggaggaaacaatggagtttgagactcactgtatgtcatttccatgtactgaactcttgttatttaactatgccgaggtaaattcaatttttgaatctagggcacctttaatttaatcaaatgtaacactcttatgaaatataatattttgtacctatcatttaaattaaaaaatatatatattgtcatgAATCAGCATCTTAGGAAAATGTTATggggtttcaaatcaaaatatgactttctgtttCGAAACAGGACATCGATTTCATGTCCACTGTAAAGGACACCagacagtttctgccaatctcatgttaatcttgagtacatatagagtAGCATTGTatccttcatatctctgaaaagtctttagttttatcatatttataaaagatagatacgctgtaccgagtctttccgaaaaaagccGAGCTCCTGAAGGCGTGACTGCCATCAGtgctgtgggcggagctaaagagtcctGAGCGCGCACAGGTTTTGCGTAGAGATCGTCTGCAAGCTgacatcaaaataaaaagggaacaaaatcatttgtgttgtttacattttatgcacttgtgcgtcgattgccaacaaaacagagacatctgatgcagctttactcaaCACCCgtgatctgcaaatccagcacCGAACTGGGATTTGTATTCATCACTGAAATCCcaggaacaaacaaacacgtGCACAGCCCCGgcaaaaacaaacttcatcctctgttcccttaacgctgggttctttgggaagctgaaaaaggtaatctttccctcacaaagaaaaacacactcctttggtgacaggagctgcgtctcattccagaggctgcgtcctccggaggtcacatttgaaggctgcatacgtcatcaaggatgtcatatttaagaaaagtaactggaataaaattgactgatattcattgtgaggtgtaaaatactgtaatttctatCTTATGTTGCaatctaatggttatttttcttaaatgagactgcctcgatgatgtatgcagccttcaaagggtgcagcccctgaattgaGACACAgccatttttgaaaaatctTTCGTCTTCCGTATCCCGAACGAAGCGCGTTGATGGGGGTGTTCTTGCTCTTGCTCTGAGTGATGTGTGTGCgcacgcttatcagggagaagtgcctatTCAAGGAATgtggaattccttgtataggcacttc contains these protein-coding regions:
- the cfl1l gene encoding non-muscle cofilin 1-like; translation: MASGVAIDDEVIKYYNLIKVRRQGEDERERFKLVVMRLSEDLKSIKVDHDNCLKVKDVANTDDVFKTVISKLPSKECRYALYDCTYETKESVKEDLVFIVNAPDDASLKSKMVCASSKVDLRKKLPGVKFEWQINDPADKDVLNLVEKLGGKGSVKSLEGKRV